A DNA window from Chiloscyllium plagiosum isolate BGI_BamShark_2017 chromosome 9, ASM401019v2, whole genome shotgun sequence contains the following coding sequences:
- the LOC122553183 gene encoding vegetative cell wall protein gp1-like: MADGGAAAHTPPPSKSTPQAPAPKPEASNTSASGREGGERPAGQKARKKTRRVKPAHGETTLSPSPTPSPRPALPRHDNAPAAMPASPRCGNPDPQTPETVPDPDPTPTPHPDRETPRDSTPAPGNATPRPGAHEPEPCPTQPRPGTNLGGTTAAPPLAATVFPGPGAGTGPLPLPAHPHLINRGRGRAGSDTAGPPHPGHAPCLPPAIRIPGRAGGRDLGPHDHRGGRGGEGL; this comes from the coding sequence atggctgatggtggtgccgccgCACACACTCCCCCTCCCTCGAAGTCAACACCACAGGCCCCGGCACCGAAGCCAGAGGCTTCCAATActtcagcctctggcagggaggggggtgagcgtccggcTGGCCAGAAGGCGCGGAAGAAGACGCGACGCGTCAAGCCtgcccacggggagaccaccctatccccttccccgacacctAGCCCACGACCAGCCCTGccccggcacgacaatgcccctgcggcTATGCCAGCGTCGCCCCGGTGTGGGAACCCTGACCCTCAAACCCCCGAAACCGTGCCTGATCctgaccccacacccactccccaccccgataGAGAAACCCCTCGGGATTCAACGCCTGCCCCTGGCAATGCAACACCTCGCCCGGGGGCACACGAGCCCGAGCCATGCCCAACCCAGCCAcgccctggcactaacctggggggaaccacTGCTGCTCCACCTCTTGCAGCGACCGTGTTTCCAGGCCCCGGAGCGGGAACTGGGCCCCTGCCCCTCCCTGCCCACCCTCACCTGATAAACCGGGGGCGGGGCAGGGCAGGAAGCGACACAGCTggccctccccaccctggccatgccccctgtcttcccccagccattcGTATTCCGGGAAgggctggggggagggacctcgggccccatgaccaccgagGCGGGCGGGGAGGAGAAGGCCTATAA